From Fragaria vesca subsp. vesca unplaced genomic scaffold, FraVesHawaii_1.0 scf0513139, whole genome shotgun sequence:
CCAACTTCCTCAATCTTCTCAAGTGTACTTGTTCCGGGAGTAAAGGTCATCAAAGCAAAATTACCTCGAGCATAAGATGTCATAATTAATTCTCCtgcttttgtaaattttaacGGTAGTCCAAAAGAGTTTTGAATGTCAAACGCTTTGGTCCAAGACTTTGCAACACCATATTCCTTCATCAGCCAAACAATCACATCACCACCATTGTTATAATCAGTTAGGGCACCACCATTGTCATAATCAGTTAGGGAGAGACAGCCTCCCAAAACTCCCAGCCAAATATATTCTCTCAAAGCAGAATCCAGCTGAAATTCTTGGACCTGCTCACTTTCAATGTTGAATGCACCAATCAAACAACACGGATGAAGATGCCAATGAAGAGAACCATTCAAATAAACCATCTCTTGTGGCCTCCAACCAGGATCCTTACAACTCCCAATGCTTCTCCAACTCTTGGAGCCAACAGTCAAAACCATTAACTTATTGGATTCATCAGATTCTAGATGCAAGATAACAAGTAGTTTATACACACAGGAGATGGGACTAAACCCAAACCCACAAGCACGTAGCACTTCGCACTTTCTAACGTTCTTGAGTCTTGGAAGAGCTAAGTCTCACCAGTTATGGGTTGCAAGAGGTAAAAAGCGTAAAAGTTACGCGTAGTTGTACGCTTGTAGAGAGTATGGCGTATGCAGAGGAGGCCATTGCATGAACCTACGATGTCACGCATCCATGATGGGTCAGCATTAGCAGGGTGAGGCACCCTAAGTGAGACGCCGTCGGGGGTGGAGGCCTTTTCATGATCAACTATGAACATACCACTCGGGGTGTTGCTATGCATCATAAAGCAAGGAGGAGTACAAGAAAACAAGTCTTGGGTGAATTCACAATCCGAGAACAAAGAGAGCCAAGACTTACAGACAGATTTGAACTGGAGAAGCTTTTTGGTGGGGATTTTGCAGAAGATTTCCACGATGATGTGGTTTGGGAGTCGGAGAATGACATCACTGTCATTTTTGGATGCCTGctgaattttggttttcttcttcatcttcatggtTGGATCATAGGATCTGCATGAAACTACATAATGTGGTCTTAATTACTTATGATTGGTATCCATAATATTGAACACAGACTGCAAACTAAAGGTTGTTATACACATGTAAATAGAAGAAACACCACATCTCCAGAAAAATAAACGTATCCACAATCTTAGATGATTGTAATATACAATACTAGAAATTGTGGCACATTTGACAAGTTCTATACATCAAACACTAGATCATTGGCTACCAACAACTTCCACACACCAAAAGCAAATCTCATTCTATGCCACATTGAAATTGGATAGAatgtaatttgttttcatcaaaAGATCCAACCTAACTAAGAATTAATGGCAGCATATATTCATCACTTCTCTGATCTAGTAATACCCACTCTTTATCCATACCAACACAAGAGAGCTGCAAATACATAGCACTAATCTTCAACAGCCATACCAAATGCAATTATATCAAATCGCAAAAGTTTAGACTGCAGAACGAAGAAGTTCAAACTAAAACCAACCATATAAAATACAATCTCATCGAATACAAACAAGTTTTGTCTATAGAGGAGGGGAAATCAATGGGTATTCTCATATACAATCTTAAGGAATACAAACAAATTTTGAGTATGAAGTACAGAAAGTACGATGGGTATTCGtatatattatcaaacaaTCCTGAAATCAAGTTAAGTTGCATACCCACAATGATCGATTGGCATACGGTTTAAGAGAGCTTACTTTTCAACTTTATTAAGAAATTCTTGTGGTATTTCGTCGGGTATTTGGCCTTCTCATGGATTTgtgatttctcttctttctgaaTCGAAGAGGAAGAACCTGGAAGAactctgtctctctctgtctctctgtttttgACGGGAACAGAAACTCTTTTGCTACtgaagattaaaaaaaaaactttttttttttttttttgataaagaCGTTAGagttattaaaaataaagatatagggttacaaatttttttttggaaaagagGCACAAATGCCTTGAAGAACAGAAGGGGTACTACCGACCCAGCGAACATCAATACCAACAGTAAGGGCCAGTTTGGCTAATTTATGAGTTATTGTATTAGATTCTTTATAAACATGagtaaagaaagaagaagggagaCCAGAAAGACTAACTTTGATATCTTCCACAATCATACCAAAACATGAATCCTCAATCTTTGTAGACTTTGTACCATTAAGTAAAGCCAAACAATCAGATTTCATAACAATGGGTGCCAAATCAAACACTATCTGTTCAGAGTTCAGACGTTCTTAATTCCAGACGGAGCTGCATAACACACTTACCttaattctctctctctaagttGAGAGCTTCTCACTTTAAAAAGAGTGAAACTCCACCTTCCAACTCTTACTGAGTTTCTCTTCCCCCAAGAACCATCATCCAAGCTCATCCTATCTTCATCCCACCGCCCAAATCTCTCTCAGATCTCCCTAATTCTTCATTACATGTCCAGTAACCACCCCAACAATTCCTTATCACTCTGCAAAACATCCCTTCAACCGCCCAGAAATTCATTGCAAACCCAGTAACCCACTAGCACCATTTCTTAACTGCAGCAGTGAAAAGTCTCATCAACCACCCACAACCGCCCCAAGCCACCAATCAGTAACCTCCCAAATCTCGCTTGGGAACCCACCTGGACTCTAGCCTACTATATCCCTGCACATTCCCATGCAAAACAGATTGGACCCTTTTGAACTGTCTGATCAATCTGCAAAATCTCTGCAAATCCCATTTGTATGTCTTACCCCAAAGAGACAAATGTCAATCTCAGAAAATCCTCCACCGCCTGATATTTATGAGCTCCCCA
This genomic window contains:
- the LOC101302804 gene encoding putative F-box only protein 10-like — encoded protein: MKMKKKTKIQQASKNDSDVILRLPNHIIVEIFCKIPTKKLLQFKSVCKSWLSLFSDCEFTQDLFSCTPPCFMMHSNTPSGMFIVDHEKASTPDGVSLRVPHPANADPSWMRDIVGSCNGLLCIRHTLYKRTTTRNFYAFYLLQPITESDESNKLMVLTVGSKSWRSIGSCKDPGWRPQEMVYLNGSLHWHLHPCCLIGAFNIESEQVQEFQLDSALREYIWLGVLGGCLSLTDYDNGGALTDYNNGGDVIVWLMKEYGVAKSWTKAFDIQNSFGLPLKFTKAGELIMTSYARGNFALMTFTPGTSTLEKIEEVGMPRDNVSISLFVPNLVSLKDILLLN